DNA sequence from the Osmia lignaria lignaria isolate PbOS001 chromosome 2, iyOsmLign1, whole genome shotgun sequence genome:
TTAGAATGATTCCTCTTGATTCCTATTGAAACAAAAGTCACTGTGAAATCTTGGAAACGTATTCGACTAGACGAGGCACCTCGTGCCGATAAGATGTCTACCTCGAAACAGAGCAAGTTCTGTTTGAAAGATTTCTTGAAAAAACGAATAATCGCGTGAGTAAATTCAAATGGAATTTCGTTTTAAAAGATGTGCCTAAAAATAGAGTCTTCAAATGTCTGGTATCTTTAGGTTTAACAGAAAAAATCATCATAAATGTTTGAACAAAGTTTAAAATTGTATCTGGTAAGCTTCGGTTAACGAAGAAACAGAATCACGTGCACGCGGACTTTGCCTCGAGTTGAATGAAACGATTGCGTTAATTAGCAGATACGATCATTGGGTTCATTTGAAGAATCTTGGGAGAAGATTATGTCCATAGTACACTCGTGATCGAGTCAGACTTCCCGTGGAAAAATTgtgataatatttatatttcatcccTTTCGTCATAATTGAAACATTCCTGATTATTTTATCAGCACTTCGCTTAATTGCCTTTCATATTTATCACCAGAACAGccgcgtttcgtttcgtttcgtttttgttgaaatgaaaaatgattctaccccgctaatttatttttcatccacCGTTCATTTATTTACCTAATTTATTTTAGGTTTAAGGATAGCGTTAAATCTTTCTAAGATCGACGACAAATTATAACGTTAAAAAGCTACCGAAACATATTACACGCGCGTACGTGGTGAAAGGACGGATATTAATTCAGAATCGCGATATTAACCAATTCGCTGGCAGTGTCGCATACATATGTATGGGTGACGTTCCAATTTCTCGTGGGAGACCACCGTTACACGTGTCCTACGACCATGAATTCGCATTTTATACGcgtcgaaatgaaagaaaagaaatcgaaCAACGATGTTAAATCGCGTTATCTTATATTTCCTAAGAAAAGCCTGGCTCCATTCATATTTGCTCaacaattttcaaaatgaattcCAAAAGGAAATCTTGTTCGTTCAATCTTTTTTTAAACACTCGCATCGGTGAATGCGTTAACCATGAAGGTTGTTGGTAGTTGGAACAAGTTTCGAACCGGTTCTGAGATATTTGTTTCTTCCGATGCGGCAATATATAGAAAATCAAGGATGATTCATGTGCCTCTTATCAGCCAATTGTAAATCTGCATATTCTACATGCTTCCTTCTTTCACCCATTGATTCTATTTCTCTATTGATTCAAGATAAAGAGAACGTAACATGTAGCCAGGTGAATTTTGCAATATCACGTCGATTGCAGTCGACGAAATTCACACGCGGTTGCGTGAATTTCCATAGGTGTCTCGAGAATAGGGGATTCGATTCTTGGAGCCTGCCACGTGGATGCAGCTCGTAAGGAGTACACTCGGCAATCCTCGGGATGATTACGCTGTTAGCGTAGCTCTGTGAAATTCCATAGTTGTCTCTAGAATGAGAGAAAGGCTTATGTTCGTTCGGTTCGAGGTTTTTCGTTAGGAAACGATTAGAAACGTAAGTAATTGCATGGAAGCCGGTTTCAATTTATTACTACGCGATTTTCGAACGAATTATCGAAACGATTGCGAACGATTGTGGCATGGAAGTGCATAGGTCCGGGGAATGGTAGAACGGGAGAGAACGGGAGAGAACGGTGGAACGAGAGAAAGGGTTCTTGGGCTCCGTTCCATCGTGATCATTTCTTTGGGTTTGTCACGTGCTGCAGTCGGCTGGTACGGAGGAGCAGCAGTAGAGTGTCGTGACGGGAAGATCGGTGTCAGTTGCAGCGACGGAATATAGACCGGGCTCGAACCGGCAACCAGCGTAGTCTGATTTCTGCCTTGGTCCGTGCTGTGCGTGCCTTTTAATCACGAATACGTGGAACGCCCCAGCTCCACGTAACTCCTCCACCTTTGGCCCTGGCCGAACGATTTCGTATACGAATCAACGTTCTTCAGCCAAATTTTCCACGTATCCTACGCGTCCGTTGGCCGATTATATCCAAAAGTCTGTATCTCCCTGTTCCTCGTGAACAAGAACGGTTTCTTATCGAACTTTATCCGACTCGAACGAAGCGTGAGGCGCGGCGTTTCTTCGGTGACCAGTCGGATCAGAGAACTGTCGTGTCTCGTCTAGGCTTTAGAACTTAAAGCTGACCATAAATGTTCCATCGAATCACCGAAAGGCTCGTGTTCGCGCCGGTGGTCCGCCATTGGAAAAGAAAGTTGGTGTTCGTGATTACATGAGCCACCTCTATGACTAAAGGGATTCTCTCCTAGTAAGTTCGTAATGCTTCttcgatgaaaaatatttttattaccataAGATCCGTTCCAATGTCACAAGAAGTATTTGAAGCTGTTCGGTCGAAATTTTAAggcttttttttatcttcttagcCGGCAAATTATGCAACCGAATCTTGTTACTATGTTTTTTCCAGCAAAGTCTACGGGATACTAATGTTTCAAGTAATTCGATTTACCGGAAATGCCcgaaaataagaaaaacaagTTATGTAATGATAGAGTAATCGATGTCGGTATTCCATAGGAATGCATCCTTTACcgcatttcatttcttttataccgtcgcgataaaaatttcaagtatttagaatatttatcatttttatagagaatctATTATCGATGATCAGTCGTTGAACGTTCTTGATCAACATTAATCGAATCATTTAAATGGAGTTATACTCGTGTGTTGCACCGTGTATTGATTCGATTACTAATCGATGGAACAACTGCAAAGCATATCAGCGATTCGATGCAAATTACGATTTTTAAGAACAATGCTATGCTTTGTATTTTAATTGCATTTCAgttattaataacagtatcaacTGGATCcgagaataatttaataatattatgaaGCTTATAAAGttaaatttatctttttattttaattacgttcaagttattattaataataatattaagaatattaatagcCATAGCGtaaagaaaatagaataaaaagaaattttttctaaCACTTGCGATATTCACGGATCTATTTTCAGTTTCACGGAGTTCCGCTATCGATGccttttttcttgttttattgAATGTAATTTCGTTGTAAGGGATTTGAAAATGATATACAAATAAGATGCGTAATATCTACGTGACCTACCTCACGTTCAGTGTTCTCAAAGGCATTTCCATTAAACGTCGATCGATTAAACCCGGCTACCCTTTTCATCCTGTTGGAAACGCATTTCGCTCGACTTCAACACGAACATTTTTCCAACGAGCATTTTTACGTTAAATTTAGCCGGATTAAAAGATACGAACATTCGGAATGTTTGCACAGAGCGTTCTTAAACGCGTGGAAAGTAACGCGTGGACAAATTTCAGATACGAATAATTGATAAACTTTAATGTCCTTTCTCTGTCATTAAAGCGATGGAAAcaagtttttcttttaaattctatATACACGGGAACTTTTTCTACGTTTACCTTGAACGTATCGTAGGAAccggtaaagaaaaaaatattcttcgtaatttgcaaataaattatAGCTTGCGAAAGGAGTTTGTTGCAACAATGTTGCGTTCGTAACCTTCACCTTTAAACGCatcgtttataaaattttgtctATGTTACTCCttcatgaaaaaagaaatgattcaCAGAAAATTTTTGCAACTTTCTCTCTTATCACCTTAGGATACGTGTTACGTTTCATTACAGGAAATACTAATCGAAACGCTTattgtatcattttatataatCGAAAGGCGATAAAGTAACTCGGCAATTACACAATCGTCATTTAGTCAAGTTCAATTTGATTCCACGTATCGACACGTTAATATGTTTGCATTCGCTTTTCGTGTTCATCGACTCTCATCGAGTGACAAATATTTatctgtaattaatattgtCGGAACTTCCATCCAATTAACATTCCATCATTTTTGAACGTTCCTTTCGTTGCCGTATCTGCGGAACCGTTACAATCGCTCGACAGAAAAAAAGAGTGTAAGATACAGGAATAACGTTATGATTCATTCATAAAACAAATACGTCATCGGTACATTAGGAAGCGCAATCTCATTGAAATCAATTCGAATGTACGTCGAATTGACTCTCGTTTACATTTTCAAACAAATGGTCGTCGTGTATTGGAAAAACGATAATTCAAAAAATGGATTAAAATTTTTGGTCAATCGCCATCGGTGAACCATTGATTACGttggtgtaaaaaaaaaaaaaaaaaaaaaaaggagaaaggtGTATACAGGGCCGGCcttgggcctaggcagactaggcagccacctagggcccccataagacggttttgcatctaagaatgcaagaagagtaatgtttacttgaatattggaaatctaaattaattatacaagctttaatgttaattttctaaattttatttcaggatcccagaaatctcagggccggccctgggttTATAGGAAAATTCCTGGGTGAATTGAAATAGAACGAggagtacatatgtacatagcaCGCGGGTGGCTTCGTTTCGATAGTATCTTTCTTACGGAAAGAAATAGTATCACGAGGACCGATGACTCACTGCGAAAGTATTTACGCTCTGCAGTTTCTTCACTAGACCGCACGTAGATCGTGTTCCTTGATACGACAACGTGTATTGGGTTGATCCTTCCGTGTACATTCCGACGCAATGTTTATTCAAATTTTCGTCAtacgaaaaataaaagtaaaccaTGACTCTtccaaaatatatatttattcctTTTCCATTTGATTGCAGCATCCGTGATAACGTGGTGAACGGCGTGATCCCTGCTAGTGACTGTAAAATCTGCAAGGACGAAAAAGACGAGCAGCCGAAAGACTCTGAAGCATCTTCTCTGCTTTGCGCGCTGAAACCGCGTAAACGTAAGGAACGTCGCGAGTCCTGTtgtcaagaacgaaagttaatAAGGTGCCAcgaataaacgaaagaaaataagaaacgtATAAGTGTGTGTTCctaattagaaatgaaattcgATTGTAGAAGCAACAGCGAAGAACGCGTTCTTGAAAGTCCAACCGAGACTGCGGACACGATTAGACGCGTGAGCAGTCACGAGGATTTCAACAGCGAAGAACATTTGCTCGTTTTGTCTCAAATTGGGCAAGAAATGGGTCACGGAGTGGTGAGTATCGTCGACGTAACACTATCGATTCAAAGATCTTGTATCGTGATAGATTTGTGATTTTTCTTTACAGAGATGCGGAGGACTTCCTCTGCACGAAAGAACAAACGTCTCGCCTGTATCTAAGAAAATTCCACCGATTCCATCGCCTTGCGAAACCGCTCTAGAAACCGAGAAATTCGAATGCGATGCCGAGAAACTGAGAAGCAGCGAACGTTTCAGTCGAAGTATCACGCCGAGAGGAAGAAGGCAAGCTCGAAGAAGAAGAGTGCACAAGACCGTCGATGCCGAGAGTTCGAGCAAGGAAAACGAGGAAGAACCTGATAACATTTATAACATTTCGTCGAGTCCGAGTAGTCGCAATGGTTCTCCAGCTCAAAGTTTTTTGGAAATGCTCAGCAGTGGACCCAGTCGATCACCATCGCCCGCTCGTCCGCCAACAGTTGATCACGAAGATTTAAATAATCCTAGTTTAACGAATTGGACTTTCCAAAGACAAGAAAGTGTAAGAAACAAATGGTGTATTAAAAAGTCTTCTCTTATTGTTCATTTTTCTGAGAACAATCATTGAACGTATTGCGTGTTAATTGCTCTTTTATAGGAAGAAGCTGATGCCCGAGTAGAAGCTATGCTCTCCCCACGAAATTCTTTATTGTTACCTAGGCGCTTTTATTCTGAAGATGAGATACAACCAAATACCCCAAACGTCGCGGAGCTTGGATTGAAAAACTTAACAAAACATATAAACGGCTtgaagaaaaagataaaaaagtaCGAAGATGAATTCGAAGAAAACTTTGGTTATCGTCCAAGTCATTCTGATAAGATGAGCAACAGGGACATAAAgaggttgtgtacagagttgaATAAGTTGCGAAAGGAGCATAAGTTGTTAAAGGAAGATCCAGTTAGCGCGTTATTAGCTAACGCAAATAACAGATTAAGTAACGGTAGTCcaacgaataataataatagccaAGAAAAGTCTAGAGCTACGTCGATGGAGGAAATGGTTAAAGAAGTAGAAAAGAAACTTAGCGAAAAGAGATTAAAATACAACAGACCCGATAACATGGAAGAACTTACTTACGAACAACTAATGGATGAAAAAACTGCCGTTCAGAAATCTTTGCTTCATATCGAGAATACATTCGGCAGACCGGTTTCGAAAGAAGATAGAACTGTTGTGCGACCTTTATACGATAGATATAGAACTTTAAAAAGATTACTCATTAGGGCAGGAGTGGTAAGCCTTATAACGTTTTAAtctgaatataaaaatttatctatttacttatgtttattaattatgtttttaaagaataaaaataaggaTAGTATCTCAGAATTAGCGACTATTTTGGAACACGAAGCAATGGACTTCACGTCGTCCAACTTACCTAGTAATCACTCTGATGCAGAAAGAAGAGCGAGTGAACCGGATATGTCGCATAGAGGTATTTTGGATTGTATAGATTCGGTTGATCAATTACCAACTGACAGTGATAGTCAGCACAGCAGTAGCGAAGGAAGCCGCAGCAACAATGAAAGTCTTCACGCGCTTCCACAGTAAGTTTCTTTAATACATCAACGATCCACGTGTGTATCTATCACGCATATATGTAAATGtattattgaataattgaatttaattgcaGAGAAGAATTATTGGTGCAACAAAAATTAACCAGGGAAGAGAAAAAACGTTTGCGACGAGCTTTGAAAGAATTAGAAGCACAATTTGAAGCTCGAGCTGGTCGTAGAATGCAAAGAGAAGATCGTGGACCGCAGGTTAACACAGTTTATGAATCGTATAAACAGGCTAAAGCAAAGCTTAGACTGATTGATGCTCTTGTGGCTAAAAACGCTTGACGCAGTATCTAATTGGTGTTGTAAATTTTAACACGCAACCACGGTAACGATACAAAGAATCTTCAACATCCTGAAATGTGTGAAATATGCACAGTGATTATATTATACAAtcgataaattatattgtattctTACAATTGTAACTGATACCATTGTGCAATAAGGAAGAATGTTTGAGCAAAAGCGTGAAGGCAAAACAGCATCTGTTGAAACaggaaatgtaatataatacatATGACAATGTGAATTTATTCAAGAATCAAAACGTTTTAAGAGAAGGAGCAAACGAATACTTGTAGCTAAAATCGTTCCTGTGTCGCTGATAATGGTTCAATGGTCAACATAttcaattaatagaaaaatatttgagatattcaattttcttacaatgccaatgaaaataattattgtacGCGATAAAACATGATTACATACAACATTTCAAGGAACGATTTCgattattataattaacgaCGTCATTTTGATAAGATCTAATCATTTCGATGACTCTTACGGACACACCAGAATTTCATCACGTGATATCATGCGATAATAAAGGATAAGGTTACTACCAAAGTAGCATTTCGAACTCTAAGCACTATTAGAAAATAACAGTGGCTATGGCATTACAAATATGAAAGCAATCTGTCGATTTGCACTTTACTTTCTTCAAGATACTCGATGACAGCTTTATGATACAACAAAGAAGCATTGATTTCATAGGAGTTATTGCAAATGTTTGCCTGTTTGTACGAGAAACTTTGTCTaacaaaatgttgaaaaaaaaaaatcaacacaGTGAATAAGTAATACCACTGATTTGCTCCATCGAATTTTGTACGTATTTTTACGGATATCatctaacattttgtcattttataatagaaattttgaaaattcatttcttccTACTTAACGGTAATTGTATATTTAGATTGCGTTGTATTATAAGCGCatcatttttttacatttttctacgTTTGTGTGTTTATCTGTGTTTAACGAAGCGTTAAACAGATAGCAACATAATAATCGAAGAAAAATGTTACTTAAAAAGTTATATCTACATTTCTTCCTATGAATCAAATgaatagaagataaaagaaaaagaatacaaCACCCGTGAATAAGGAACAGACAAGGGTAATAAACGCGTTGTATATGTCCTTTTATGAACAGAGATTAGTATACTGATGTGTACATTTACATTGCTCTAATTACATCAATatcatattttcctttttacaaTACTATGACGCGATAAAtcattattttagaaattgatttATCAATGGATCGTTAATAGAAGAAGCAAGTATTCTAGAtcgtatattatttaaaataaaattaatacatcTTATTATTTAGGAATTATCACCAAATTGAATGTTGAGAGTAAAGAACGAATCTGTGGGGTTATATTTGTAATGTAAGTAAGTACCTTGTAAGAGATATCACATGTTATAATTGTAGAGTACTATAAACTGTTACAGTCTTATAGCGTATTAAACATATTCATTAAAAGCTCGTTAATTTTTGCGTTTAGTACTTGACAAGTAAAATTTTAAGGCAATTAGTCTGACGTAATGTAAGTTTAAAGTATATGTATAAATGATAGCCTTAAAATTTAACTTGATGAAGTATTTCAATTGAGGGTGCTACAGTTTTGAGTTTAAAGCATAAATGGAATAAATGCTTGGCAAATTTTATTATCATGAAAGTGCACCGAGGTGGGGGGTcagattattcttttttctttcatttaataatttcacaaaGTTTAAACTTTGATATAGATCAAGGatcaagaatttaaaaaaaaaacaccacgTGAAATGCGTTGTAAATTATGTATCATTCAAAAGTATATCGTAAATTATATCGACCAATGTTAacgttaaaattttttata
Encoded proteins:
- the LOC117608441 gene encoding protein FAM13B isoform X1, with amino-acid sequence MRRPQQEHHHHLHNNQHNHLHHHHLHHNHHHHHGSSTSPTRVRQVHEKDESRLAKVKRVLAVSLLGRNGGSTRVFGSRLDTIEPYLDTGVPFVVHRLCSYIEAHGFQSAAVFRLSGGSPRLAERLRAAFERRGDADLEAAACPPTAATLLRQYLKELPQPVVPSTLVARLLAIHAQNYSNDHDCWINSTKEVLSSLPASHYRLLGYLSLYLSKYEAQHGRSAGVCGVFAPVILPHVPPATTLLRDILADASLVFPDCIRDNVVNGVIPASDCKICKDEKDEQPKDSEASSLLCALKPRKRKERRESCCQERKLIRSNSEERVLESPTETADTIRRVSSHEDFNSEEHLLVLSQIGQEMGHGVRCGGLPLHERTNVSPVSKKIPPIPSPCETALETEKFECDAEKLRSSERFSRSITPRGRRQARRRRVHKTVDAESSSKENEEEPDNIYNISSSPSSRNGSPAQSFLEMLSSGPSRSPSPARPPTVDHEDLNNPSLTNWTFQRQESEEADARVEAMLSPRNSLLLPRRFYSEDEIQPNTPNVAELGLKNLTKHINGLKKKIKKYEDEFEENFGYRPSHSDKMSNRDIKRLCTELNKLRKEHKLLKEDPVSALLANANNRLSNGSPTNNNNSQEKSRATSMEEMVKEVEKKLSEKRLKYNRPDNMEELTYEQLMDEKTAVQKSLLHIENTFGRPVSKEDRTVVRPLYDRYRTLKRLLIRAGVNKNKDSISELATILEHEAMDFTSSNLPSNHSDAERRASEPDMSHRGILDCIDSVDQLPTDSDSQHSSSEGSRSNNESLHALPQEELLVQQKLTREEKKRLRRALKELEAQFEARAGRRMQREDRGPQVNTVYESYKQAKAKLRLIDALVAKNA
- the LOC117608441 gene encoding protein FAM13B isoform X2, which encodes MITKDESRLAKVKRVLAVSLLGRNGGSTRVFGSRLDTIEPYLDTGVPFVVHRLCSYIEAHGFQSAAVFRLSGGSPRLAERLRAAFERRGDADLEAAACPPTAATLLRQYLKELPQPVVPSTLVARLLAIHAQNYSNDHDCWINSTKEVLSSLPASHYRLLGYLSLYLSKYEAQHGRSAGVCGVFAPVILPHVPPATTLLRDILADASLVFPDCIRDNVVNGVIPASDCKICKDEKDEQPKDSEASSLLCALKPRKRKERRESCCQERKLIRSNSEERVLESPTETADTIRRVSSHEDFNSEEHLLVLSQIGQEMGHGVRCGGLPLHERTNVSPVSKKIPPIPSPCETALETEKFECDAEKLRSSERFSRSITPRGRRQARRRRVHKTVDAESSSKENEEEPDNIYNISSSPSSRNGSPAQSFLEMLSSGPSRSPSPARPPTVDHEDLNNPSLTNWTFQRQESEEADARVEAMLSPRNSLLLPRRFYSEDEIQPNTPNVAELGLKNLTKHINGLKKKIKKYEDEFEENFGYRPSHSDKMSNRDIKRLCTELNKLRKEHKLLKEDPVSALLANANNRLSNGSPTNNNNSQEKSRATSMEEMVKEVEKKLSEKRLKYNRPDNMEELTYEQLMDEKTAVQKSLLHIENTFGRPVSKEDRTVVRPLYDRYRTLKRLLIRAGVNKNKDSISELATILEHEAMDFTSSNLPSNHSDAERRASEPDMSHRGILDCIDSVDQLPTDSDSQHSSSEGSRSNNESLHALPQEELLVQQKLTREEKKRLRRALKELEAQFEARAGRRMQREDRGPQVNTVYESYKQAKAKLRLIDALVAKNA